From Geomonas agri, one genomic window encodes:
- a CDS encoding CBS and ACT domain-containing protein, producing the protein MLVRDRMTQNPITIIPDISVTEGLRLMGEKKIRRLPVVDRSGQLVGIVSDRDLFQASPSPATSLAVWEIHDLLAKLTVEKCMAKDVITVSEDTPLEEAARIMVDRRIGGLPVVREGKLVGIITESDLFNILLELLGGRRQGVRLTVATTGAKGTLADVTKTIYEAGGNIVGLGFSEVDGNQADTWINTFKVQGVPKDKLVEAIRPHVREIMDVRETS; encoded by the coding sequence ATGCTTGTACGAGACAGGATGACTCAAAACCCGATTACCATCATTCCCGACATCTCAGTGACCGAGGGGTTGCGTCTGATGGGCGAAAAGAAGATCCGGCGCCTCCCCGTAGTAGATCGCTCCGGGCAGTTGGTCGGTATTGTCTCTGACCGCGACCTGTTCCAGGCCTCCCCGTCGCCGGCCACCTCGCTGGCCGTCTGGGAGATTCACGACTTGCTGGCCAAGCTCACCGTGGAGAAGTGCATGGCGAAGGACGTGATCACCGTCTCCGAGGACACTCCGCTCGAGGAGGCGGCGCGCATCATGGTCGATCGCCGCATCGGCGGATTGCCGGTGGTGAGAGAGGGTAAACTGGTTGGCATCATCACGGAATCCGACCTGTTCAACATCCTGCTCGAGCTCCTGGGTGGCCGCCGCCAGGGGGTGCGCCTCACCGTAGCCACCACCGGCGCCAAGGGGACTCTCGCCGACGTGACCAAGACCATCTACGAGGCCGGCGGCAACATCGTGGGCCTTGGTTTCAGCGAGGTCGACGGCAACCAGGCAGACACCTGGATCAACACCTTCAAGGTGCAGGGGGTTCCCAAGGACAAACTGGTGGAGGCGATCCGGCCGCACGTCCGCGAGATCATGGACGTGCGAGAAACTTCGTAA
- a CDS encoding methyl-accepting chemotaxis protein, which produces MLKNMKIGTRLLLSFGLVVLLLVGVAGTGYWGVKDGENTMVNVLDGEAKIAENAARARANVLGMRRYEKDMFLNIADVKKVEEYYAKWNEEATKTAERVADLEKVVRNKEDVEQVKVIKDNFLAYKAGFAKVAGSILDGKLKNPAEANAAVGAFKDETHKMENTAIVMAQESNKVMEQEKGVVQKATQRVVTLLVTISIVAVLLAVALSFLVTASIKKPLQVGVDTANRLADGDLTFEIGQTAKDETGQLLAAMSIMLNKLKEVVTEVKAATNYVAQGSQELSSSSEEMSQGASEQAAAAEEASSSMEQMTSNIRQNADNAIQTEKIAVKSAEDAKDGGKAVQETVHAMKEIASKINIIEEIARQTNLLALNAAIEAARAGEHGKGFAVVASEVRKLAERSQKAAGEISELSANSVSIAEKAGELLAKMVPDIQKTAELVQEISAASREQDTGAEQINKAIQQLDQVIQQNASASEEMSSTAEELASQAEQLQSTIAFFKTGDEARTKTRSITHAKAKDKPGAKQMTVAKVATVQSGSGQVGKAVGADLEMDDDSFERF; this is translated from the coding sequence ATGCTCAAGAACATGAAGATCGGTACAAGGTTGCTGCTGAGTTTCGGGCTCGTCGTGTTGCTGCTCGTGGGAGTCGCCGGCACCGGTTACTGGGGGGTCAAGGACGGTGAAAACACGATGGTCAACGTGCTTGACGGTGAAGCCAAGATCGCCGAAAACGCTGCCAGGGCCAGGGCCAACGTCTTAGGAATGAGGCGCTATGAAAAGGACATGTTCCTCAACATCGCCGATGTCAAGAAGGTCGAGGAGTACTACGCCAAGTGGAACGAGGAGGCGACTAAGACAGCCGAGCGCGTAGCCGACCTGGAAAAGGTGGTGCGCAATAAGGAAGATGTGGAGCAGGTGAAGGTAATCAAAGATAACTTCCTTGCCTACAAGGCCGGGTTCGCCAAGGTGGCCGGTTCCATCCTGGACGGAAAACTGAAGAATCCCGCCGAGGCCAACGCCGCGGTGGGCGCGTTCAAAGACGAAACCCACAAGATGGAGAATACCGCCATCGTCATGGCCCAGGAGTCGAACAAGGTCATGGAGCAGGAGAAGGGCGTGGTTCAAAAGGCCACCCAGCGCGTCGTCACCCTGCTGGTCACCATTTCCATAGTTGCGGTGCTGCTTGCCGTCGCCCTCAGTTTCCTCGTGACAGCCAGCATAAAGAAACCGCTGCAGGTCGGCGTCGATACGGCGAACCGCCTTGCCGACGGTGACCTGACCTTTGAAATCGGCCAGACCGCGAAGGACGAAACCGGGCAGCTTCTTGCCGCCATGAGCATCATGCTGAACAAGCTCAAAGAGGTGGTGACCGAGGTGAAAGCGGCCACCAACTACGTGGCGCAGGGGAGCCAGGAACTCTCGTCCAGCTCCGAGGAGATGTCACAGGGGGCGAGCGAGCAGGCGGCCGCCGCCGAGGAAGCCTCCTCCAGCATGGAGCAGATGACCTCCAACATCAGGCAGAACGCCGACAACGCCATCCAGACCGAAAAGATCGCGGTGAAGTCTGCGGAAGACGCCAAGGACGGCGGCAAGGCCGTACAGGAAACCGTCCACGCCATGAAGGAGATCGCCAGCAAGATCAACATCATCGAGGAAATCGCCCGTCAGACCAACCTCTTGGCCCTGAACGCCGCCATCGAGGCGGCCCGCGCCGGCGAGCACGGCAAGGGTTTCGCCGTAGTTGCCAGCGAAGTGAGGAAACTTGCGGAAAGGAGCCAGAAGGCGGCAGGCGAGATATCCGAACTCTCCGCCAACAGCGTGAGCATCGCGGAAAAGGCTGGCGAACTTTTGGCCAAGATGGTTCCGGACATCCAGAAGACCGCCGAACTGGTCCAGGAAATCAGCGCCGCCAGCCGCGAGCAGGACACCGGCGCCGAGCAGATCAACAAGGCGATCCAGCAGCTCGACCAGGTCATCCAGCAAAACGCCAGCGCTTCCGAGGAGATGTCCTCCACCGCCGAAGAGCTCGCCTCGCAGGCCGAGCAGCTGCAGAGCACCATCGCCTTCTTCAAGACAGGAGACGAGGCCAGAACCAAGACAAGGTCGATCACCCATGCCAAAGCAAAGGATAAGCCGGGCGCTAAACAGATGACCGTGGCCAAGGTAGCGACTGTGCAGAGCGGTTCCGGACAGGTGGGCAAGGCCGTCGGGGCCGACTTGGAGATGGACGACGATTCTTTCGAGCGGTTCTAG
- a CDS encoding MarC family protein, translating to MEAYSDFFFTVWIRFFFLLTPFFVLSTFLAMTPELTARERRSTAVRVTLAVMVACFVLYSFGNTLFSLFGITLDSFRIGAGSLLFLSAVHMVHGDDSAPPSEKRGAISVVPLAIPVTVGPGTTGALLVMGAEVQHNWQVFVGLAALAMAVLCVGILLVCASFIEHIVGKKGITILSKLTGLFVAALAAQIVFTGVRNFLKIGA from the coding sequence ATGGAAGCTTATTCGGATTTTTTCTTCACCGTGTGGATCAGGTTCTTCTTCCTGCTCACCCCCTTCTTCGTGCTCTCCACCTTCCTGGCCATGACCCCCGAGCTCACCGCCCGCGAGCGGCGCTCCACCGCCGTCAGGGTGACCCTCGCCGTCATGGTCGCCTGCTTCGTCCTGTACTCCTTCGGCAACACCCTCTTCTCCCTGTTTGGGATCACGCTCGACTCCTTCAGGATTGGGGCGGGGAGCCTCCTGTTCCTCTCGGCCGTGCACATGGTGCACGGCGACGACAGCGCCCCTCCCAGCGAAAAGCGCGGTGCCATCTCCGTGGTGCCCCTGGCGATACCCGTCACCGTCGGCCCCGGGACTACCGGCGCGCTTTTAGTCATGGGCGCCGAGGTGCAGCATAATTGGCAGGTCTTTGTGGGTCTTGCCGCCCTCGCCATGGCCGTCCTCTGCGTCGGCATCCTCTTGGTCTGCGCCTCCTTCATCGAGCACATCGTCGGCAAGAAGGGGATCACCATCTTGAGCAAGCTGACCGGCCTCTTTGTCGCCGCGCTCGCCGCCCAGATCGTCTTCACCGGCGTCAGGAACTTCCTGAAGATCGGCGCGTAA
- a CDS encoding response regulator, protein MTQTIMIVEDEEKLASLLGDYLKQSGFETVWIANGTEVVPRVRERQPDLVLLDLMLPGRDGLEICKEIRTFSQLPIIMITARVEEIDRLLGLELGADDYICKPFSPREVVARVKTVLRRTVEPPAASNGGLTLDQDRYSAQWQGHDLDLTVVEFKLLHFLYLNPGRIYSRTQLMDRIYSDQRIVSDRTIDSHIKKLRKKISAVAPDQELIHSIYGAGYKYEPPSQN, encoded by the coding sequence ATGACACAGACCATCATGATCGTCGAAGACGAGGAAAAACTGGCCAGCCTGTTGGGGGACTACCTGAAGCAATCCGGCTTCGAAACCGTCTGGATCGCCAACGGCACCGAGGTGGTGCCCAGGGTGCGCGAGCGGCAGCCCGACCTGGTGCTGCTCGACCTGATGCTCCCCGGGCGGGACGGGCTGGAGATCTGCAAAGAGATACGCACCTTCTCGCAACTCCCCATCATCATGATCACGGCCCGAGTTGAGGAGATCGACCGGTTGCTCGGCCTGGAACTGGGCGCCGACGACTACATCTGCAAGCCCTTCAGCCCCCGTGAGGTGGTGGCGCGGGTGAAGACCGTGCTGCGCCGAACCGTGGAACCGCCGGCAGCGTCCAACGGCGGCCTGACGCTGGACCAGGATCGCTACTCCGCGCAGTGGCAGGGTCACGACCTCGACCTGACCGTGGTCGAGTTCAAGCTGCTGCACTTTCTCTACCTGAACCCGGGGCGCATCTACTCCCGGACGCAGCTGATGGACCGCATCTACTCGGACCAGCGCATCGTGAGCGACCGGACCATCGACAGCCACATCAAGAAGCTGCGCAAGAAGATCTCCGCCGTCGCCCCGGACCAGGAGCTGATCCACTCCATCTACGGCGCCGGATACAAGTACGAGCCCCCCAGTCAGAATTAG
- the ruvA gene encoding Holliday junction branch migration protein RuvA, with translation MIALLTGKIAHKAPDYVILDVNGVGYQVFIPFSTYYALPAEGSMTTLQIHTSVKEDAINLYGFRTQQEKELFQLLIGVSGVGPKLANSILSNSEPAELSESLVSGNIARLSAIPGIGKKTAERLVLELKEKIKKLGMAAAAPGAAAAPPKAEIRDDVLSALINLGYKENVVQKALADLKFPEDATVESLLKLALKKLMK, from the coding sequence ATGATCGCCCTTCTCACCGGCAAGATCGCGCACAAGGCCCCCGACTACGTCATCCTGGACGTGAACGGCGTGGGCTACCAGGTCTTCATCCCCTTCTCTACCTACTACGCCCTTCCCGCCGAGGGGAGCATGACCACCCTGCAGATCCACACCTCCGTGAAGGAGGATGCCATCAACCTGTATGGCTTCCGCACCCAGCAGGAGAAGGAGCTGTTCCAGTTGCTGATCGGAGTTTCCGGCGTCGGGCCCAAGCTCGCCAACAGCATCCTCTCCAACAGCGAGCCGGCCGAACTCTCCGAATCACTGGTGAGCGGTAACATCGCCCGGTTGTCGGCTATCCCCGGCATCGGCAAGAAAACCGCCGAGCGGCTGGTGCTGGAGCTCAAGGAAAAGATCAAGAAGCTCGGAATGGCGGCGGCAGCACCCGGCGCCGCGGCCGCGCCCCCCAAGGCAGAAATCCGCGACGACGTCCTCTCCGCTTTGATCAACCTGGGCTACAAGGAGAACGTAGTACAAAAAGCATTGGCTGATTTGAAATTTCCCGAAGATGCTACCGTGGAGTCACTACTTAAGCTGGCGCTGAAGAAATTGATGAAATAA
- a CDS encoding NAD(P)H-quinone oxidoreductase, with product MKAVLMEGFGGVEVLKVGEVDKPVPKENEVLIKVHATSINRPDLVQREGKYPPPPGDSEILGLEVAGVVEALGAGVSGWKVGDRVVSLVGGGGYAEYAVAYANHLMPIPETVSFEEAACICESYITAFLNVFMIGGLEDGQTAILHGGGGGVNTAAIQLCKALVPNTKLIVTASPEKLERVKELGADLVINFRETPDFSEAVKEFTNKKGVDVILDHVGAKYLAPNMNSLGYKGRLVVIGVISGIKAELNLALMMVKRQQIIGSVLRSRPVSEKGEIAAEFVRRAMPKFADRTIVPIIEKVFPIDQVVEAHRMMEEDKHFGKIVLKIAQ from the coding sequence ATGAAAGCGGTACTGATGGAAGGTTTCGGCGGCGTCGAGGTGCTCAAGGTGGGCGAGGTGGACAAGCCTGTCCCCAAGGAAAACGAGGTGCTGATCAAGGTTCACGCCACCTCGATCAACCGCCCCGACCTGGTGCAGCGCGAGGGAAAATACCCCCCCCCGCCCGGCGACTCCGAGATCCTGGGGCTCGAAGTGGCCGGCGTCGTCGAGGCGCTTGGAGCAGGCGTTAGCGGCTGGAAAGTGGGTGACCGCGTGGTGTCACTGGTCGGCGGCGGCGGTTACGCCGAGTACGCCGTGGCCTACGCCAATCACCTGATGCCGATCCCCGAAACCGTCAGCTTCGAGGAAGCCGCCTGCATCTGCGAGTCGTACATCACCGCGTTTCTCAACGTGTTCATGATCGGCGGCCTCGAAGATGGCCAGACCGCGATCCTGCACGGCGGCGGCGGCGGGGTCAACACCGCGGCCATCCAGCTCTGCAAGGCACTGGTGCCCAACACCAAGCTGATCGTCACCGCCTCCCCGGAGAAGCTCGAGCGGGTCAAGGAACTGGGCGCAGACCTGGTGATCAATTTCCGCGAGACCCCGGACTTCAGCGAGGCCGTCAAGGAGTTCACCAACAAGAAAGGGGTGGACGTGATCCTGGACCACGTCGGTGCCAAGTACCTCGCCCCCAACATGAACTCGTTGGGGTACAAGGGACGACTGGTCGTCATCGGCGTCATCTCCGGCATCAAGGCTGAGCTGAACCTGGCGCTCATGATGGTGAAGCGTCAGCAGATCATCGGCAGCGTGCTTCGCTCCCGTCCCGTTTCCGAGAAGGGGGAAATCGCGGCAGAGTTCGTGCGTCGCGCCATGCCCAAGTTCGCTGACCGCACCATCGTTCCCATCATCGAGAAGGTGTTCCCCATCGACCAGGTGGTCGAGGCGCACCGGATGATGGAAGAAGACAAGCACTTCGGCAAGATCGTGCTGAAGATAGCGCAATAA
- the ruvC gene encoding crossover junction endodeoxyribonuclease RuvC, translating into MIILGIDPGSRKTGYGLISKQGNRLVHIDNGAIFTQSAKDFPQRLEKIFTGLSAIIAEYQPEVVAVEDVFLAKNAMSALKLGQARGAAIVAAVNVGLPVHEYTAMQVKQAVVGTGRAEKTQVQQMIKALLNLPEVAQEDASDALAVAICHAHSAGISTLLKSIR; encoded by the coding sequence ATGATTATTCTCGGCATCGACCCCGGCTCGCGCAAGACCGGTTACGGCCTCATCTCCAAGCAGGGCAACCGCCTGGTCCACATTGACAACGGCGCCATCTTCACCCAGAGCGCAAAAGACTTCCCGCAGCGACTGGAGAAGATCTTCACTGGCCTCTCCGCGATCATCGCCGAATACCAGCCGGAAGTGGTGGCTGTCGAGGACGTGTTCCTGGCCAAAAACGCCATGAGCGCGCTGAAACTGGGACAGGCGCGCGGGGCCGCCATCGTCGCCGCGGTCAACGTGGGGCTGCCGGTGCACGAGTACACAGCGATGCAGGTGAAGCAGGCGGTGGTGGGGACCGGCCGCGCCGAGAAAACCCAGGTGCAGCAGATGATCAAGGCTCTCTTGAACCTCCCCGAGGTGGCCCAGGAGGACGCCTCCGACGCCCTTGCCGTCGCCATCTGCCACGCCCACTCCGCCGGCATCAGCACCCTCTTGAAGAGCATCCGGTAG
- a CDS encoding ATP-binding protein, with protein MKVKIKYRLFFTMLAATGAVVISMFLIMQWSIGHGFLAYVNTMEKDRLQRLAHVLEQSYSQNGNWDFLQHEPSTWFDTVAATREGREGGEPDPGQRRMGRRGFMNLSGQGQHLPQRFLYRFEGRVVLLDPDKRLIQGAPGNLDTAQVKKLTSDGEVIGYLALRPRQRLTDTYQLLFVQQQKLTMGLVAIVMLLVSAALSLPLAHRLVEPIKRLAGSLHRLASGEYDTRVPVHSSDELGQLARDFNTLALSLENNERARRRYLADISHELRTPLAILRGEIEALQDGVRPLGPESMRSLHAEVMHLGRLVEDLYQISMSDIGALNYRKELVDLTEILEDALEPFAAKFHQKNIALRQELPDEELTVFADGVRLNQLFSNLLGNSLKYTDQGGELSVRLSRDDGRAVVEFADSAPGVQPEELARLFDRLFRVENSRNRALGGAGLGLAICKNIVEAHEGTITAHPSPKGGVLIRIELPLTGSRT; from the coding sequence ATGAAGGTAAAGATCAAGTACAGGCTCTTTTTCACCATGCTTGCCGCAACAGGAGCGGTGGTGATCAGCATGTTCCTCATCATGCAGTGGAGCATCGGGCACGGCTTTCTCGCCTACGTGAACACCATGGAGAAGGACCGGCTGCAGCGGCTGGCACACGTGCTTGAGCAGTCATACAGCCAAAACGGCAACTGGGATTTCCTGCAGCACGAGCCTTCCACCTGGTTCGACACGGTCGCCGCGACCCGGGAAGGGCGCGAGGGGGGCGAACCCGACCCCGGCCAGCGCAGGATGGGTCGGCGCGGTTTCATGAACCTGAGCGGCCAGGGGCAGCACCTACCGCAGCGCTTCCTCTACCGTTTCGAAGGGCGCGTGGTGCTGCTCGACCCCGACAAGCGCCTCATCCAGGGCGCCCCGGGCAACCTCGACACCGCACAGGTGAAGAAGCTGACCAGCGACGGCGAGGTGATCGGGTACCTGGCGCTACGCCCAAGACAACGGCTCACCGACACCTACCAGCTCCTCTTCGTGCAGCAGCAGAAGCTCACCATGGGACTGGTCGCCATCGTGATGCTGCTCGTCTCGGCGGCGCTGTCGCTTCCGTTGGCGCACCGCCTGGTCGAGCCGATCAAGCGACTGGCGGGTTCCCTGCACCGGCTCGCCTCGGGCGAGTACGACACCAGGGTCCCGGTGCACTCAAGCGACGAACTGGGGCAACTCGCCCGCGACTTCAACACCCTGGCCCTCTCCCTGGAAAACAACGAGCGGGCCCGCCGGCGCTACCTGGCCGACATCTCCCACGAACTGCGCACCCCACTTGCCATCCTGCGCGGCGAGATCGAGGCGCTGCAAGACGGGGTACGCCCACTGGGACCGGAGTCGATGCGCTCGCTGCACGCCGAGGTGATGCACCTGGGGCGGCTGGTCGAAGACCTGTACCAGATATCAATGTCCGATATCGGTGCGCTCAACTACCGAAAGGAACTGGTCGATCTGACCGAGATCCTGGAAGACGCGCTGGAACCGTTTGCCGCCAAGTTCCACCAGAAAAACATCGCCTTGCGGCAGGAACTACCGGACGAGGAGCTGACCGTTTTCGCGGACGGCGTACGCCTGAACCAGCTTTTCAGCAACCTCCTGGGCAACTCGCTCAAATACACTGACCAAGGGGGCGAGCTGTCGGTGCGGCTCTCCCGCGACGATGGCCGGGCCGTGGTGGAATTCGCCGACTCGGCTCCCGGCGTGCAGCCGGAGGAACTTGCCCGGCTCTTCGACCGGCTGTTCCGGGTGGAGAATTCGAGGAACCGGGCCCTGGGCGGCGCAGGTCTTGGTCTCGCCATCTGCAAGAACATCGTCGAAGCGCACGAAGGCACCATCACCGCGCACCCCTCCCCCAAGGGCGGGGTGCTGATCAGGATAGAACTGCCGCTTACCGGGAGCAGGACATGA
- a CDS encoding YebC/PmpR family DNA-binding transcriptional regulator: MSGHNKWSTIKHKKGAADAKRGKIFTKLIKEITVAAKLGGGDPDGNPRLRTAIDKAKGENMPKDNVERAIKKGVGGMEGVNYEETTYEGYGPGGTAVLVEVMTDNRNRTVSDVRSTFSKCNGNMGETGCVSWLFDKKGLLVYPKSTDFDKLFEAAIEAGADDVADEDEQYEVLTDPTAFHQVKTALEAAGFKPESAEITMIPQTMVKLEGKNAENMLKLMDRLEDNDDVQNVYANFDISAEDMEKMM; encoded by the coding sequence ATGTCAGGCCATAATAAATGGAGTACCATCAAGCACAAGAAGGGCGCCGCGGATGCCAAGCGCGGCAAGATATTCACCAAGCTGATCAAGGAAATCACCGTTGCCGCAAAGCTCGGCGGTGGCGACCCGGATGGGAACCCGCGCCTGAGAACTGCTATCGATAAGGCAAAAGGCGAGAACATGCCCAAAGACAACGTCGAGCGCGCCATCAAGAAGGGCGTCGGCGGGATGGAAGGCGTGAACTACGAGGAGACCACCTACGAAGGGTACGGTCCGGGCGGCACCGCGGTGCTGGTGGAGGTCATGACCGACAACCGCAACCGCACCGTTTCCGACGTCAGGAGCACCTTCTCCAAGTGCAACGGCAACATGGGCGAGACCGGCTGCGTCTCCTGGCTCTTCGACAAGAAGGGACTCCTCGTATACCCGAAGAGCACCGACTTCGACAAGCTCTTCGAAGCCGCCATCGAGGCCGGTGCCGACGACGTGGCCGATGAAGACGAGCAGTACGAGGTCCTCACCGACCCGACCGCGTTCCACCAGGTGAAGACGGCGCTTGAGGCGGCAGGCTTCAAGCCGGAGTCCGCTGAGATCACCATGATCCCGCAGACCATGGTCAAGCTGGAAGGCAAGAACGCCGAGAACATGCTGAAACTGATGGACCGTCTCGAGGACAACGATGACGTCCAGAACGTCTACGCCAACTTCGACATCTCCGCCGAGGACATGGAAAAGATGATGTAG
- a CDS encoding ABC-F family ATP-binding cassette domain-containing protein has protein sequence MISASNVTLSYGKRVLFKDVNIKFTPGNCYGLIGANGAGKSTFLKILSGEIDPDKGEISVGKGRIAVLKQDQFAYDEHTVFNTVIMGHKKLYEVMAEREAIYSKAEFTEEDGIRSAELEGEFAEMNGYEAESEAAVLLNGLGIPEELRGKLMKELEAGEKVRVLLAQALFGNPDVLLLDEPTNHLDLKSISWLEDFLYRFQNTVIVVSHDRHFLNQVCTHIADIDFGRIQVYVGNYDFWYQASQLNLKQRQDETKKVLDKAAELKEFIQRFSSNASKAKQATSRKKLLEKLTIEDMPISSRKYPWVVFKPERPCGDIILEVKGLTKTVDGVQVFKDLDLIVRKGDKIAFVGSNSLAKTTLFQILAGELEPDAGTFRWGVTITSAYFPKENGDFFKGDLNLIEWLGQYSPPTEGESFARGFLGRMLFSGDEATKKTSVLSGGERVRCMLSRMMLTGANALILDEPTNHLDLESITALNNGLISYTEVVLFASHDHEFVSTVANRIIEITPGGIIDRDMNFDDYLEDADVIAERDRLCNGHAELSL, from the coding sequence ATGATCAGCGCATCAAACGTCACCCTGTCCTACGGCAAGAGGGTGCTGTTCAAGGACGTAAACATAAAGTTCACCCCCGGCAACTGCTACGGCCTGATCGGCGCCAACGGCGCCGGCAAGTCGACCTTCCTCAAGATCCTGTCCGGCGAGATCGATCCCGACAAGGGCGAGATCTCGGTCGGCAAAGGGAGGATCGCGGTCCTCAAGCAGGACCAGTTCGCCTACGACGAGCACACCGTCTTCAACACGGTGATCATGGGGCACAAGAAGCTGTACGAAGTGATGGCGGAGCGTGAGGCCATCTACTCCAAGGCCGAGTTCACCGAAGAGGACGGCATCCGTTCCGCGGAACTCGAGGGTGAGTTTGCCGAGATGAACGGCTACGAGGCGGAGAGCGAGGCGGCGGTGCTGCTGAACGGCCTCGGCATCCCGGAGGAACTGCGCGGCAAGCTGATGAAGGAACTGGAAGCGGGCGAGAAGGTGCGCGTGCTCCTGGCGCAGGCGCTTTTCGGCAACCCGGACGTGCTCCTTCTGGACGAACCGACCAACCACCTGGACCTGAAATCGATCTCCTGGCTGGAGGACTTCCTGTACCGTTTCCAGAACACCGTGATCGTGGTCTCCCACGACCGACACTTCCTGAACCAGGTCTGCACCCACATAGCCGACATCGACTTCGGCCGCATCCAGGTCTACGTCGGCAACTACGACTTCTGGTACCAGGCCAGCCAGTTGAACCTGAAGCAGCGCCAGGACGAGACCAAGAAGGTCTTGGACAAGGCCGCTGAGCTGAAGGAGTTCATCCAGCGCTTCTCCTCCAACGCATCGAAGGCGAAGCAGGCGACCTCCAGGAAGAAGCTCCTCGAGAAGCTGACCATCGAGGACATGCCGATCTCTTCCCGCAAGTATCCGTGGGTGGTGTTCAAACCGGAGCGCCCCTGCGGCGACATCATCCTCGAGGTGAAGGGGCTTACCAAGACCGTGGACGGCGTGCAGGTGTTCAAGGACCTGGACCTGATCGTGAGGAAAGGTGACAAGATCGCCTTCGTGGGGAGCAACTCCCTGGCCAAGACCACGCTGTTCCAGATTCTCGCTGGCGAACTGGAGCCGGACGCAGGGACCTTCCGCTGGGGCGTCACCATCACTAGCGCCTACTTCCCGAAAGAGAACGGCGACTTCTTCAAAGGGGACCTGAACCTGATCGAGTGGCTGGGACAGTACTCCCCGCCCACCGAGGGAGAGAGCTTCGCGCGCGGCTTTTTGGGAAGGATGCTCTTCTCCGGGGACGAAGCGACCAAAAAGACCAGCGTCCTCTCTGGTGGCGAGCGAGTGCGCTGCATGCTCTCCAGGATGATGCTGACCGGCGCCAACGCGCTCATCCTGGATGAGCCGACCAACCACCTGGACTTGGAGTCGATCACCGCCCTCAACAACGGTCTCATCTCCTACACCGAAGTAGTGCTGTTCGCCTCCCACGACCACGAGTTCGTCTCCACTGTGGCCAACAGGATCATCGAGATCACCCCGGGCGGCATCATCGACCGCGACATGAACTTCGACGATTACCTTGAGGACGCCGACGTCATCGCCGAGCGCGACAGACTGTGCAACGGGCACGCGGAGTTGAGCCTGTAA
- a CDS encoding methylenetetrahydrofolate reductase codes for MKIIDKMNRDSQFISLEFFPPKDKNEWPAFFQVVDRLTALKPLFASVTYGAGGSTKGDTLEIVSRLKNEHGLDTMAHLTCIGAYRGDLQLFLDSLAEAGVNDVLALRGDLPKDAPPEFSACRTLLHASDLAAFIKESHPGMGIGVAGYPEVHPEAVDAEHDLSYLKLKLDEGGDFAITQLFFDNALYFDFVAKARSIGIDKPIIPGIIPVVSLKVIQRIISLCGATLPVAYLAELEEADRRGGAAAVQEVGVAHARRQAEELLAAGVPGVHIYTLNRDKAVLDLVQGLLPR; via the coding sequence ATGAAGATAATAGACAAGATGAACCGTGACAGTCAGTTCATCTCTCTTGAGTTTTTTCCGCCCAAAGACAAGAACGAGTGGCCCGCTTTCTTCCAGGTGGTCGATCGTCTGACAGCGCTCAAGCCGCTCTTCGCCTCGGTCACCTACGGTGCCGGCGGCAGCACCAAGGGGGATACCCTTGAAATCGTGAGCCGGTTGAAAAACGAGCACGGCCTGGACACCATGGCACACCTGACCTGCATCGGCGCCTACCGCGGCGATCTGCAGCTCTTCCTGGACAGCCTGGCCGAGGCTGGCGTGAACGACGTACTGGCCCTGCGCGGGGACTTGCCCAAGGACGCACCTCCGGAGTTCTCCGCCTGCCGCACGCTCTTGCACGCTTCCGACCTGGCCGCCTTCATCAAGGAGTCCCACCCCGGCATGGGGATCGGCGTGGCGGGGTATCCCGAGGTGCACCCGGAGGCGGTCGATGCCGAACACGACCTCTCCTACCTGAAACTTAAGCTCGACGAAGGGGGCGACTTCGCTATCACCCAGCTCTTTTTCGACAACGCGCTCTACTTCGATTTCGTCGCGAAGGCCCGTTCCATCGGCATTGACAAGCCTATCATTCCCGGTATCATCCCCGTGGTGAGCCTCAAGGTGATCCAGCGCATCATCTCCCTGTGTGGGGCGACTCTTCCAGTTGCCTACCTGGCCGAACTGGAGGAGGCTGACCGGCGGGGTGGGGCAGCCGCCGTTCAGGAGGTCGGGGTGGCCCACGCGCGCAGGCAGGCCGAGGAACTGCTGGCCGCCGGCGTCCCCGGGGTGCACATCTACACGTTGAACCGCGACAAGGCGGTGCTCGACCTGGTGCAAGGACTGTTGCCCAGGTAA